The genomic DNA CGGTATGGTCGGACCAGCCGGCCGGACAGCCAAAGGCCTCGCGCAGGGTCGCGATGGCGGCAAGATTGGCCTGCCGCGCCGGGGCGGGATAGCCCGACACGCAGTGCAGCAGGGACAGGTCGTCGCAACCGGCGTCGCGCAGGGCGGCGACCGCCCGGCCGACCTCTTCCAGGTCGGCCATGCCCGTGGACAGCACCACCGGTTTGCCTGTCGCGGCGCAGCGCCGCAGCAGGTCCGTCCAGAGCAGTTCGTAGGACGCGACCTTGAGGGCCTGCACATGGCCGGCCAGCAGGTCCACGGCCTCCAGGTAAAAGGGCGTGCACCAAAAAGCGACGCCATGGTTTTGACAGCAGGCCGCGATGTCGGGAATAAACGATTCCGGCAGCTCCCACTCCCGACGGCGGCGGTGCTCGGGGCTGCGCGACAGAATTTCCGGCGCGAACAAGGCATCAATTTTAAACAATTGAAACTTGACGGCGTCGCAGCCGATGGCGGCGGCCGTCTCGATAAACGCCACGCAGCGCTTGAAGTCGCGCGCGTGGTTGCTGGATACTTCCGCGATAAACATCGGCGTCGGCATGGCGCCTCTCCAGGTCCGGCCGGATTGTTGGGGCCCGGGGCAAACCGCCCCGGCCGGCCCGCCAGGCTGCCCGGCGTGTCGGCCGCTACGCAACATGCATAACGAATGCCACTTTTTTACGCGGATCGGATATTGCATAGGCAGGCCAGGCAGGCCCGCACAACCACCGGCAGGGAGCCCTTTGCCATGCAAATCGCCATCATCCCCGCGCGCGGCGGCAGCAAACGCATCCCGCGCAAGTCCATACGCCCCTTTTTGGGCAAGCCCCTGATCGCTTATGCCATAGAGGCCTGTCTGCAAAGCGGGCTTTTCGACCATGTGCTCGTCAGCACCGACAGCGAGGAGTTCGCCGCCGTGGCCCGCGAGCACGGGGCCGAAACGCCCTTTCTGCGGCCGGCCGAGCTGGCCGGGGATTACGTGGCCACGGCCCCGGTGGTGGACCACGCCCTGGATTGGGCCACCCGCCACTGGGGCCGGCCGGACCGGTTCTGCCAGCTCTACGCCAACCCCTTTGTCACGGCGGAAAACCTCGCCGGCGGCCAGGCGCTGCTGCGCCGGGAACGGGCCAACGTGGTCCTGGCCGTCACGACTTTCGCCTACCCGATCCTGCGCGCCCTGGCCTTGGACGAAGCCGGCGGCGTGGGCTACGCCTTTCCCGAATACCGGGAAAGCCGGTCCCAGGATCTGCCGACGTTCTACCATGACGCGGCCCAATTCTACTGGCACGAACTCGCGGACATTCCGCCCGACCGGACAAAGCCCCGCAACCTCCCCTACGTCGTGCCCCGCCACATGGCCGTGGACATCGACACCGAAGAGGACTGGACCATTGCCGAACGGCTCTTCCAGGCTTTCCGCCAGCCCTGACGCGGCGGCCCCCCCCGGCCCCGAGGTCGCCTTTTTCTGCGAAGGCTCCCGGGCCCTGGGCCTTGGCCACGTGGAACGCTGCCTGGCCGTGGCCCGGGCCCTTCGCGACGGCCATGGCGCGGCCTGCCGGTTCGTGTTCCGGGGGGACGACGACGTCCTGCCCAGGCTGGGGGAATTTGCCGTGACGCGCCTGGAACGGGCGGACGATTTTTCCCGCTGGAACCCGGACCGCGCCCCGGCGGCGGCGGTTTTGGACCTGCGCCACGACCTGGACCCGGCTTTTTTCGACCGGCTGCGGGCCCGGGGCGTCTTTTTGGCCGCCCTCGACGATCCCACGGCCAACAGGTTACGTTGCGACCTGGTTTTTTATCCGCCCGTGCCCCAAACCCAAGCCCTGGACTGGGCAGGATTTTCCGGGATCGTGCTGCGCGGCTGGGAATATGTTCCCCTGCGCCGTGAGTTTGCCCGCCCCAAGGACCCCGCGCCGACGGCCGAACCCGATCCGGGGCGGCCCAGGCTGCTCGTGGCCATGGGCGGCAGCGATCCCTGCGGCCTGGCCGGGCGCGTGCTGCGCGTGCTTGGGCCGCTGTCCCAGCCCCGGCAAACCACCGTGGTGGCCGGGGCCCTGGACGCCCGGGCCGGGGAGCTGGCCGCCCTGGCCGGGCCAGACGTCGTGGTGCGCCGCGATGTGCGCGACATGGCCGGGCTCATGCGGGCCAGCGACCTGGCCGTGGCCGCCTTCGGCATGACCGCCTACGAACTGGCGGCCTGCCGCGTCCCGCAACTATTGCTGTGTCTGACCGACGACCACGCCCTGTCCGCCTCGGCCCTGGACCGGGCCGGCGCGGCCGTGTCCCTGGGCCGCCACGACACGGTCACGGACCGGGAGATCGCCGCCGCCCTGGAAGCGCTGCTCGGCCGGCCCGACCTGCGGGCGCGGCTGCGCGAAAACGCGGCGGCGCTGGGGCTTGGCGACGGCGCGGCCAACATCGCCGCCGCCCTGACGCGGCATCTGGAGAACGGGTGTGACAAACGACCCTGACGCGCCCCGGCGCTGGAACGGCCACCACGGCCCGGTGCTGCACAGCCGGGACGGCTTCGACGTCATCGACTGCGCCGCCTGCGGCTTCCGCCATGTCGTGCCCATTCCCGACGAGGACGCCCTGCGCGACATTTACAAGCACGACTACCACGTCAAGGACAAGCCGCTCATGCTCCAGCACCAGCTGGAGGACCGGGAATGGCTGGAGGCCACGGGCGACGCCCGGCTGGCCGTGCTGGAACGGCTGCTGGGCCGGGTCGGCTCGCTGCTGGACGTGGGCGCGGGCAACGGGTTTTTCCTGGCCCGGGCCAAGGCGCTGGGCTGGGCCGCCCGGGGCGTCGAGCCCTCGGACAAGGCCGCCGCCCACGCCAGATCCCTGGGGCTGGCGGTGGACTGCGAGACCTTCGGCCCGGCCTGCGCGGCCCGGCTTGGCCGGTTCGACGTGGTCCATCTGGGCGAGGTGCTGGAGCATCTGCCCGACCCCGCCGGCATGTTGCGCCTGTGCGGCACGGCCCTTAATCCCGGTGGATTGCTGGCCGTCAGCGTCCCCAACGACTACACCGCCGTCCAGCGCGTCCTGCACCAGGATCTGGGCGTTCGCCCCTGGTGGGTGGCCCCGCCGCACCACCTGAACTATTTCGACCGCGACAGCCTTGAGGGACTGTTTCGCCGCACGGGATTTGCGCCCTGCCACGCCGCTGTTTCCTTTCCCATGGAACTCTTTTTGCTCATGGGCAAAAATTATCTGGACGATCCGGCCCTGGGCAGGGAATGTCACGCCATGCGCAAAGCCCTGGAGCTGGCGCTTCTTGGCAGCGGCAACAGCCGCCTTCTTGAGGCCCTGCACGAAGGTTTCGCCAGGGCCGGAATGGGCCGCACGCTCCTTGTGGTCGGCCGCAAACAACAACAGGACGCGCCATGAACAGACTGCAAGGAAAGATCGCCCTGGTGACCGGCGGCGGACGCGGCATCGGCCGGGCCGTCAGCCTGGCCCTGGCCGGCCAGGGCGCCGCGGTGATCCTCTCCTGGGTCGCCGACCCGGCCCGGGCCGAGGCCACGGCGGCCGACATCGCCGCCCGGGGCGGCCAGGCCCGGACCCTGCCCCTTGACGTCGTCGATCCCGCCTCCATCGACGCCGCCGCCGCCGACATCGCCGCCCGGGAAGGCCGGCTGGACATCCTGGTCAACAACGCCGGCATCAACCATCCCAACGATTTCGACCGCATCACCCCCGAGGAATGGGACGCCGTCATGGCCGTCAACCTCAGGGGGCCGTTTTTGTGCACCCAGCGCTGCCTGGGCCTTTTGCGCCAAAGCGCCGGGGCCAGCGTGGTGAACATCGGCTCGGTCAGCGGCCAGTACGGCGGCCCCCGTACGGCCCATTACGCGGCCAGCAAGGCCGGACTGATCTCCCTGGGCCAGGTGACGGCCCGGTTCGGGGCCCAGTGGGGCATCCGCTGCAACACCGTGGCCGCCGGCGTCATCGCCTCGGACATGGGCGAGGCGGGCCTGCAAAGCCCGGTGGTGCAAAAGGCCGTGGAAAACGTGCTGGCCAAGCGCCTGGGAACCCCGCAGGAAGTGGCCGACGCCGTGGTGTTCCTGGCCTCGGACGAGGCCGCCTACATTACGGCCCAGACCATCAACGTCAACGGCGGCCTCTACTTCTAGGCCCGCCGCAACAGGACAACGCGCCCATGAATCCCGACCTGCTTGCGCGCCTGCGGCGGTTTGCCGCCGAGCTGCGCGCCTCCATCATCGTCATGAACTGCCACGCCGGCTCCGGCCATCCCGGCGGCTCGCTGTCCTGCGTGGAGATCGTTTCCTGGCTGTTCGACCAGGAAATGCGCTTTTCTCCCGAAAACATGGCCGATCCGGACCGGGACCGCTTCATCCTGTCCAAGGGCCACTCCTGCCTGGCGCTCTACGCGGCCCTGGCCGAAAAAGGCTTTTTTTCCAAGGACGCCTTCCGCAGCCTGCGCCACGTGGACGGCATGCTCCAGGGCCACCCCGACCGGCTCAAGACCCCGGGCGTGGAATTCAATTCCGGCTCCCTGGGCCAGGGCTTTTCCTTTGCCCTGGGCTGCGCCCTGGGGGCCAAGCGGGCCGGCCGGCGCAGCCGCGCCTACGCCTTGCTCGGCGACGGCGAACTGGGCGAGGGGCAAGTCTGGGAAGCCTGCATGTTCGCCGCCCACCACGCCCTGGACAACCTCGTGGCCGTGGTGGACTACAACAAATTCCAAAGCGACGACCTGTGCACCCGGATCACCGCCCTGGAGCCCCTGGCCGCCAAGTTCGCCGCCTTTGGCTGGCATGTGCTGGAAATCGACGGCCACGACTTTCGGGAGATCGCCAACGCCTTTGCCCGGGCCCGGGCCATGGCGGGGCGGCCCACGGTCATCATCGCCCACACGGTCAAGGGCAAGGGGGTGTCGTTCATGGAAGGCGTGCCCAAATGGCACGGCAGCCTGTGTCCCAGCGGCGAGGAGCGGGCCTGCGCCCTGCGCGAATGCGGCCTGACGGAGGCGTTGTGATGGAAAACATGCGCGACGCCTTCGGCAAGGCCCTGACCCGGCTGGCCGGCCAACGCGACGATTTCGTGGTGCTCGACGCCGACGTGGCCGGCGGCACCGGAACCCACCATTTCCGCGCCGCCTATCCCGACCGGTTCATCCAGTGCGCCATCGCCGAGCAGAACATGTTTTCCATGGCCGCCGGCCTGGCCTCCACCGGCGTCATCCCCATCGTGACCTGCTATGGCGTGTTCGCCTCCATGCGCGCCCTGGAACAGGCCCGCAACTCCATCGCCTATCCCGGCTTCAAGGTCATCATCGCCGCCAGCCACCTGGGGCTCGACGTCGGCCCCGACGGGGCCACCCACCAGGCCCTGGAGGACATCGCCATCTACCGGGCCGTGCCCGGCATCCAGGTCGTGTCCCCGGCCGACCCCCACGAGCTGGCTTCGGTCCTGCCTCGCCTGCTCGACGGCGATTCCCCGGTCTACCTGCGCACCGGCCGCAGCCCCCTGCCCGACGTTTTCGCCCCGGACACGGCCTTTGACCACGGCCGGGCCCAGGTGCTCCACGAAGGCCGCGACACCGCCATCCTGGCCGTGGGCGTCATGGTTCACCGGGCCGTTGCGGCCGCCAGGCGCCTTCAAGACGAAGGCGTCGGCTGCCGGGTGCTCAACATGTCCTGGCTTAAGCCCATGGACGAGGCCGCCGTGCTGGCCGCCGCCCGGGAGACCGGGGCGCTGGTCACCTGCGAGGACCACAACAAATACGGCGGCCTGGGCGGAGCGGTGGCGGAAATCGTCGGCGAGGGCCATCCCGTGCCCCTGCGGCGGGTGGCCATCCAGGACGTCTACGGCGAATCCGGCGACCCGGACGACCTGGCCGCCAAGTACGGCCTGACCACCGACCACATCATGGCCGCCGTGCGCGCGGTCCTGCGGCGCAAGGGCTGAGATGGAGGGCTTGGTCGTTGTGGTGCAGGCCGCCTCCCGGGCCTGGAGCGGCGCGCCGGACTGGTGCCTCAACGAGGTGGACGGCCGGCCGGTGGTGGCCCTGACCGTGGCCCGGGTCCTGGAGCATTTCCCCGGGGCGGCGGTGCGCGTCGCCGCCCCGGCCTTCGACGCCGGCGGCCGGCTCGACGACCTGCCGGCCCTGTTTCCCGGGGCCGACCTGGGCGTGGTCTACGGCCATGACGCCAGCCCCTTGCGGCGCATGCTGGCCGTCCTTTCCGGCCGGCCCGAGGACGCCTTGTGCCTGCGCATCGACGGGCTGCATTTCGGCTGGCGGCCCGACCACGCCGCCTTGATGCTCGCCCGCGCCCGGGAGCTGGGCCTGGACTGCGTGAAAATGCCCGACGACTACCCGGTCCAGCTCACCGCCGACGTCTACCGCCACGGCGCGCTGCGCCGGGCCCTGGCCCTGCTTGAGGGGCATGGGCAGGCGGCGCTTTACCACGTGCACCCCAAATTCTTCATGCTGGCCCATCCCGAGGCCTTTGCCTGCCTGCGCCTGGCCGACGCCCCGCCCGTTCCCGACGACTGGCTGCGGCGCTGCCGGGATATCGCCCGCGACGTCTACACCGAAGGCCGCATGCGCGTGGCCGAGGGCGGTCAGGCCGGGAGCCGCATCGCCGCCGGCGACCAACTGACCTTCCACTACGAGCTGGCCCTGGAGCACGTGTCCGCAAGCGACGTCGTCCTCGACGTGGCCTGCGGCCCGGGCTACGGCTCCCGGATGCTGGCCGGCCGGGCCGGGCGCGTCTTCGGGGCCGACCTCGATGCGGCCGTGGCCGCCTGGGCCCGCCGGCCGGGCGATCCCCCGAACCTGGGCTTTCTGGCCGCCGACGTGACCGCCCTGCCCCTGGCCGACGCCTGCCTGGACATGGTCACGAGCTTCGAGACCCTGGAGCATGTCGAGCCCGACCCGTATTTCCGGGAGCTTCGACGCACGCTGCGCCCGGGGGGGCTGCTGGCGCTGAGCACCCCGCAAAACCGGCTGGGCCATATCCCGGTCAACGCCCAGCACCGGCGGGAATATTCCCTGGACGAACTGCTGGCCCTGGTGCGGCCGCATTTTGCCGTCGAGGCCGTCATCGGCGTGAAGCAGGGCCGCATCGTCTTTCCCGGCGATCCCTTTGGGCAAAACACGATGCTCCTGTGCCGCCGGCCGGCCCCGGAAGCAGTCGAAAGCCGCAAGCCATGACCAAAACCCTCATCATGATCGGCGCGGGCCTGGAAACGGTTCCGGCCATCATCAAGGCCAAGGCGCTGGGGCTTCGCGTGGTCGCCGTGGACGCCGACCCCAACGCCCCGGGCTACGCCCATGCCGACGAAGCCGTGGCCGGCTGCGTCTACACCCCGCAAATAAGCGTGGACGCCCTGGCCGCCTGGGCCCGGCGGGGCGGCCGGCCCGACGGCGTCATGTGCGCGGCGGTGGACGCCCCCCATACCGTGGCCGCCGTGGCCGAATACTTCGGCTTGCGCGCCGCGAGCCGGGAAACCGCCGCCCTGGCCACGGACAAGCTGGCCATGAAGGCCCGGCTGGCCGCCCGGGGCATCCCCGTGCCCTGGTATCAGGCTGTTTCGGGGCCGCAGGAGCTGGCCGAGATCATTGCCGCCCGCCCGGGCACGCTCATCGTCAAGCCCGTGGACAGCCGGGGGGCGCGCGGGGTGCTGCGCCTGGTTCCGGGCTCGCCCCGCACGCCCTCGCCCCGGGAGGCCTACGACGCGGCCGCCAAGGAGTCGCCCACGGGCCGGGTCATGGTGGAAGCGTATCTGGACGGCCCCCAGGTCAGCACCGAAGGGCTGTGCGTGGAAGGCACGCCCTACACGCCCGGTTTTTCCGACCGCAACTACGAATTCCTGGACCGCTTCGCCCCGAGCGTCATCGAAAACGGCGGCGAGCTGCCTTCCGTCCTGGCTCCCGACGTCCGGCAGGCGGTCAAGGATCTCACCGGCCGGGCCGCCCTGGCCCTGGGCATCGACCACGGGGTCTACAAGGGCGACATGGTGGTGCACCAGGGGAAGCCCTACGTCATCGAGATCGCGGCCCGGCTGTCCGGCGGCTATTTCTGCACCCACGAAATCCCCTGGAATACCGGCGTGCGCTTCGTGGAGCAGGCCATCCGCCTGGCCGTGGGCGAAGTGCCCCAG from Solidesulfovibrio carbinolicus includes the following:
- a CDS encoding N-acetylneuraminate synthase family protein, which gives rise to MPTPMFIAEVSSNHARDFKRCVAFIETAAAIGCDAVKFQLFKIDALFAPEILSRSPEHRRRREWELPESFIPDIAACCQNHGVAFWCTPFYLEAVDLLAGHVQALKVASYELLWTDLLRRCAATGKPVVLSTGMADLEEVGRAVAALRDAGCDDLSLLHCVSGYPAPARQANLAAIATLREAFGCPAGWSDHTVEEGVVHRAVHRFGASLVEFHLDLDAAGAEYAAGHCWLPRQAEAMIRAVRLGCLADGDGVKAPVAAEAADRQWRADPVDGLRPLPCVRQLWT
- the pseF gene encoding pseudaminic acid cytidylyltransferase, which encodes MQIAIIPARGGSKRIPRKSIRPFLGKPLIAYAIEACLQSGLFDHVLVSTDSEEFAAVAREHGAETPFLRPAELAGDYVATAPVVDHALDWATRHWGRPDRFCQLYANPFVTAENLAGGQALLRRERANVVLAVTTFAYPILRALALDEAGGVGYAFPEYRESRSQDLPTFYHDAAQFYWHELADIPPDRTKPRNLPYVVPRHMAVDIDTEEDWTIAERLFQAFRQP
- a CDS encoding PseG/SpsG family protein, whose amino-acid sequence is MPNGSSRLSASPDAAAPPGPEVAFFCEGSRALGLGHVERCLAVARALRDGHGAACRFVFRGDDDVLPRLGEFAVTRLERADDFSRWNPDRAPAAAVLDLRHDLDPAFFDRLRARGVFLAALDDPTANRLRCDLVFYPPVPQTQALDWAGFSGIVLRGWEYVPLRREFARPKDPAPTAEPDPGRPRLLVAMGGSDPCGLAGRVLRVLGPLSQPRQTTVVAGALDARAGELAALAGPDVVVRRDVRDMAGLMRASDLAVAAFGMTAYELAACRVPQLLLCLTDDHALSASALDRAGAAVSLGRHDTVTDREIAAALEALLGRPDLRARLRENAAALGLGDGAANIAAALTRHLENGCDKRP
- a CDS encoding class I SAM-dependent methyltransferase is translated as MTNDPDAPRRWNGHHGPVLHSRDGFDVIDCAACGFRHVVPIPDEDALRDIYKHDYHVKDKPLMLQHQLEDREWLEATGDARLAVLERLLGRVGSLLDVGAGNGFFLARAKALGWAARGVEPSDKAAAHARSLGLAVDCETFGPACAARLGRFDVVHLGEVLEHLPDPAGMLRLCGTALNPGGLLAVSVPNDYTAVQRVLHQDLGVRPWWVAPPHHLNYFDRDSLEGLFRRTGFAPCHAAVSFPMELFLLMGKNYLDDPALGRECHAMRKALELALLGSGNSRLLEALHEGFARAGMGRTLLVVGRKQQQDAP
- a CDS encoding SDR family NAD(P)-dependent oxidoreductase, which translates into the protein MNRLQGKIALVTGGGRGIGRAVSLALAGQGAAVILSWVADPARAEATAADIAARGGQARTLPLDVVDPASIDAAAADIAAREGRLDILVNNAGINHPNDFDRITPEEWDAVMAVNLRGPFLCTQRCLGLLRQSAGASVVNIGSVSGQYGGPRTAHYAASKAGLISLGQVTARFGAQWGIRCNTVAAGVIASDMGEAGLQSPVVQKAVENVLAKRLGTPQEVADAVVFLASDEAAYITAQTINVNGGLYF
- a CDS encoding transketolase, coding for MNPDLLARLRRFAAELRASIIVMNCHAGSGHPGGSLSCVEIVSWLFDQEMRFSPENMADPDRDRFILSKGHSCLALYAALAEKGFFSKDAFRSLRHVDGMLQGHPDRLKTPGVEFNSGSLGQGFSFALGCALGAKRAGRRSRAYALLGDGELGEGQVWEACMFAAHHALDNLVAVVDYNKFQSDDLCTRITALEPLAAKFAAFGWHVLEIDGHDFREIANAFARARAMAGRPTVIIAHTVKGKGVSFMEGVPKWHGSLCPSGEERACALRECGLTEAL
- a CDS encoding transketolase family protein, producing MENMRDAFGKALTRLAGQRDDFVVLDADVAGGTGTHHFRAAYPDRFIQCAIAEQNMFSMAAGLASTGVIPIVTCYGVFASMRALEQARNSIAYPGFKVIIAASHLGLDVGPDGATHQALEDIAIYRAVPGIQVVSPADPHELASVLPRLLDGDSPVYLRTGRSPLPDVFAPDTAFDHGRAQVLHEGRDTAILAVGVMVHRAVAAARRLQDEGVGCRVLNMSWLKPMDEAAVLAAARETGALVTCEDHNKYGGLGGAVAEIVGEGHPVPLRRVAIQDVYGESGDPDDLAAKYGLTTDHIMAAVRAVLRRKG
- a CDS encoding class I SAM-dependent methyltransferase, with the translated sequence MEGLVVVVQAASRAWSGAPDWCLNEVDGRPVVALTVARVLEHFPGAAVRVAAPAFDAGGRLDDLPALFPGADLGVVYGHDASPLRRMLAVLSGRPEDALCLRIDGLHFGWRPDHAALMLARARELGLDCVKMPDDYPVQLTADVYRHGALRRALALLEGHGQAALYHVHPKFFMLAHPEAFACLRLADAPPVPDDWLRRCRDIARDVYTEGRMRVAEGGQAGSRIAAGDQLTFHYELALEHVSASDVVLDVACGPGYGSRMLAGRAGRVFGADLDAAVAAWARRPGDPPNLGFLAADVTALPLADACLDMVTSFETLEHVEPDPYFRELRRTLRPGGLLALSTPQNRLGHIPVNAQHRREYSLDELLALVRPHFAVEAVIGVKQGRIVFPGDPFGQNTMLLCRRPAPEAVESRKP
- a CDS encoding ATP-grasp domain-containing protein, which encodes MTKTLIMIGAGLETVPAIIKAKALGLRVVAVDADPNAPGYAHADEAVAGCVYTPQISVDALAAWARRGGRPDGVMCAAVDAPHTVAAVAEYFGLRAASRETAALATDKLAMKARLAARGIPVPWYQAVSGPQELAEIIAARPGTLIVKPVDSRGARGVLRLVPGSPRTPSPREAYDAAAKESPTGRVMVEAYLDGPQVSTEGLCVEGTPYTPGFSDRNYEFLDRFAPSVIENGGELPSVLAPDVRQAVKDLTGRAALALGIDHGVYKGDMVVHQGKPYVIEIAARLSGGYFCTHEIPWNTGVRFVEQAIRLAVGEVPQAADLTPVHDRGVAQRYLFAPTGTIARIEGVEQARAVAGVRLVELRVRPGARIEGVTSHPARAGVVMAVADSRDEAVAAAEEAVSRVVFVSEPHP